A region from the Leptolyngbya subtilissima AS-A7 genome encodes:
- a CDS encoding YqaE/Pmp3 family membrane protein, with product MDILRLIAAIFLPPLGVFLQEGIGTQFWINILLTLLGYIPGIIHAVWIIVKR from the coding sequence ATGGATATCTTGAGGCTTATAGCAGCCATTTTTCTGCCGCCCCTTGGAGTTTTTCTTCAGGAAGGGATTGGCACTCAGTTTTGGATTAACATTTTGCTTACGCTTTTGGGGTATATTCCCGGTATTATTCATGCAGTCTGGATTATCGTGAAGCGGTAG
- a CDS encoding ATP-binding protein, with protein sequence MFVRDLSGILMKIEENEVTRYRYELWFDYTRQAMNTIAEGAMLAVPNFASDQQQTCYSILEVTGILPMHYALGTDTGGYPGFITEAARNAGQDWITQDVLSTEDTTKIRCIAVPTNLEVVEVAFSPNGTGPTIQEESNVPMVGHEVHLLDTAMTEQVANLSLDLENESLIQIGALVRDENVRVYLRVEELIKVHFGIFGFTGAGKSNLLSTLMRKLLTEVKSEPVKIVIFDLMSEYTGLLLDQLVQLQEGFIVNIGAQTSPESVITYYSDLSKQNKALNFSNLERATKDFVNSTVLPKALKRQQSSLHRPAAIFLHEHKMRFWQQKNTVGDALAAAKEQFKGNMGACGRDVLKLLKEMDRLYGSKGIDGSLAETIESDIEAFVDDYNEDASKNKATKKPITPTAQTNLDTVVSVLKAQAQQYNIDIPASVTVSIPQIVDWLNDDSQSSLIIVQSHNPDDLRDFAAKLSYVAYESRRRTGRITPLVSLIFDEADEFIPGKSSSDSQKHSKAAVMTLARRGRKFGLGIGISTQRIANLDVNTHPTPTLCRSCPGSMTAGRSPKHLASPKTCSVRPCHWSRDAVDSNPHRRR encoded by the coding sequence ATGTTTGTACGCGACCTGAGCGGCATTCTCATGAAAATTGAGGAGAACGAAGTCACCCGCTACCGCTACGAACTCTGGTTCGACTATACCCGACAGGCTATGAACACCATCGCCGAGGGGGCCATGCTGGCAGTGCCCAACTTCGCTAGCGACCAGCAGCAGACCTGCTACAGCATCCTCGAAGTCACTGGCATTTTGCCCATGCACTATGCCCTCGGCACCGATACTGGCGGCTACCCAGGTTTCATCACCGAGGCCGCCCGCAACGCCGGCCAAGACTGGATCACCCAAGACGTCCTCTCCACCGAAGACACCACCAAAATTCGCTGTATCGCTGTCCCCACCAATCTGGAGGTGGTCGAAGTCGCCTTCTCCCCCAATGGCACTGGCCCCACCATTCAAGAAGAGAGCAACGTGCCTATGGTGGGGCACGAAGTCCACCTGCTAGATACCGCCATGACCGAGCAGGTCGCCAACCTCTCCCTCGACCTGGAGAACGAAAGCCTGATCCAGATCGGAGCCCTCGTCCGCGACGAAAACGTGCGCGTCTACTTGCGGGTGGAAGAGCTGATCAAAGTCCACTTCGGCATCTTCGGCTTCACTGGGGCCGGTAAGTCAAACCTGCTCAGCACGCTAATGCGCAAGCTGCTGACGGAGGTAAAGTCGGAGCCAGTCAAGATCGTCATCTTTGACTTGATGAGCGAATACACCGGCCTGCTGCTCGATCAGCTGGTGCAGCTACAGGAAGGCTTTATCGTCAACATTGGGGCGCAGACCAGCCCCGAGTCGGTGATTACCTACTACAGCGATCTATCTAAGCAGAACAAAGCACTAAATTTCTCTAATTTGGAAAGGGCCACAAAGGACTTCGTTAACTCTACTGTTTTGCCAAAAGCTTTGAAGCGGCAGCAGTCATCCCTTCATCGACCTGCTGCAATTTTCTTGCATGAACATAAAATGCGGTTCTGGCAGCAAAAAAATACTGTGGGCGACGCCCTGGCCGCCGCCAAAGAGCAGTTCAAGGGCAATATGGGGGCCTGCGGGCGGGATGTGCTCAAGTTGCTCAAGGAAATGGATCGGCTCTACGGCAGCAAGGGAATTGATGGGTCGCTCGCAGAAACAATCGAGTCCGACATCGAAGCCTTCGTCGACGACTACAACGAAGATGCTTCTAAAAATAAGGCAACTAAGAAACCCATTACGCCTACAGCCCAAACCAACCTCGATACCGTCGTCAGCGTGCTTAAGGCCCAAGCCCAGCAGTACAACATCGATATCCCCGCCAGTGTCACCGTCTCCATTCCCCAGATCGTCGATTGGCTCAACGACGACAGCCAAAGTAGCCTAATCATCGTCCAATCCCATAACCCCGATGATCTACGCGACTTTGCTGCCAAGCTCTCCTACGTCGCTTACGAGTCGCGGCGGCGCACCGGCCGCATTACACCCCTTGTTTCCCTCATCTTCGATGAGGCCGACGAGTTTATCCCCGGCAAGAGCAGCAGCGACAGCCAAAAGCACTCTAAAGCTGCAGTGATGACCTTGGCCCGCCGGGGTCGTAAGTTTGGCTTGGGCATTGGCATCTCTACCCAGCGCATCGCCAACCTCGACGTCAACACCCACCCCACACCTACTTTGTGTCGAAGCTGCCCAGGGAGTATGACCGCCGGGCGATCGCCGAAGCATTTGGCATCTCCGAAGACATGTTCCGTCAGACCTTGCCACTGGTCTAGAGACGCTGTCGATTCCAATCCACACCGAAGACGCTAA
- a CDS encoding AI-2E family transporter, with protein sequence MIFSQWLSLVLLGVCLYIFWQIRNVLLLALTAITFAVVLNRAVRLLQKRIPDRRIAVLILTSAVLLVMGGFGIIIVPPFVDQLQDLMGLAGQVVDRSQSWLVALGNILPGFAIEDLQSLEAILGQLQALDLDIIFGRFFLWFSNTLTVVFNLLLVSVVIIMVLLNPMAYRRLLLRVFPSSRKQQISRVLDGCEEAIAGWFIGILFNMTIIALLSMIGLWILGIPLAFANGLLAGLLAFIPNLGPFISVIPPAAIALLEAPWKAIAVVVLYIVIQQIESNILTPLVMKKQVSLLPAITLLSQVIFAAFFGFLGLLLALPLTLIIQQWLDEFWVRGFLDQH encoded by the coding sequence GTGATTTTTAGCCAGTGGTTAAGCTTAGTACTTTTAGGAGTCTGTCTTTATATTTTTTGGCAGATTCGCAACGTACTATTGCTAGCATTGACAGCAATCACCTTTGCCGTAGTGCTCAACCGCGCAGTCAGACTCCTGCAAAAACGAATTCCCGATCGCAGAATAGCCGTTCTTATTTTAACCAGCGCTGTTCTATTAGTCATGGGAGGGTTTGGGATAATTATTGTTCCTCCCTTTGTTGACCAGCTTCAAGATTTGATGGGTCTTGCCGGTCAAGTTGTTGATAGATCGCAGTCTTGGCTTGTGGCTTTAGGAAACATATTGCCGGGGTTTGCCATCGAAGATCTCCAAAGTCTTGAAGCTATCCTAGGTCAGCTTCAGGCATTAGATCTAGACATCATATTTGGCCGCTTCTTCCTATGGTTTTCCAACACCCTAACCGTTGTTTTCAACCTGCTGTTGGTGTCGGTTGTCATCATCATGGTGCTGTTAAATCCGATGGCCTACCGAAGACTCTTGCTCAGGGTCTTTCCGTCGTCTAGAAAACAACAGATAAGTCGAGTGCTAGACGGCTGCGAAGAGGCGATCGCAGGCTGGTTCATTGGCATCCTTTTCAACATGACGATTATCGCTTTGTTGAGCATGATTGGCCTCTGGATTTTGGGCATCCCCCTAGCCTTTGCCAACGGATTGCTGGCAGGGCTGCTTGCATTCATCCCTAATCTTGGCCCCTTTATCAGCGTAATTCCGCCTGCTGCGATCGCCCTACTCGAAGCTCCCTGGAAAGCGATCGCAGTAGTCGTCCTCTATATCGTGATTCAGCAGATTGAGAGTAATATTTTGACTCCGCTGGTCATGAAGAAACAGGTTTCCCTACTACCGGCAATAACCCTACTGTCTCAGGTTATTTTTGCCGCATTCTTCGGCTTTTTAGGTCTGCTGTTAGCCCTGCCGCTAACGCTAATTATTCAACAGTGGCTGGACGAGTTTTGGGTAAGAGGCTTTCTAGACCAGCATTAG